A segment of the Panacibacter ginsenosidivorans genome:
CAGGTGTACGTAATGTGCGTAACCCAATTACACTTGCAACAGCAGTAATGCGCAATAGTGATCATGTTTTTTTGAGTGGAGAAGGCGCCAATGATTTTGCTGCACAACAAGGTATCAAATTAGAACCGGATGAATATTTCTTCTCGCAATTCCGGTATGATCAATGGATAGCTATTCGTGATTCTGATGCCTATGCCCTCGATCATTCCAATGATGAGGGAGAGCGTTTTATGAAAGACAAAAAATTTGGTACTGTTGGCGCTGTTGCCTGCGATATGTTTGGCAATATTGCTGCGGCAACTTCTACCGGTGGTATGACGAACAAAAAGTATGGCCGCGTTGGCGATACGCCCATTATTGGTTCGGGTACTTACGCCAATAATAATACATGCGCAATTAGTTGCACCGGTCATGGAGAGTTGTTTATACGTGCCGTAGCTGCTTACGATGTAAGTTGTTTAATGGAATACAAAGGGCTTTCTCTTCATGATGCGATGCAAATTGTAGTGCAGGAAAAACTGGTAAAGATCGGTGGAGAAGGCGGTATGATCGGCGTGGATGCACAAGGAAATATTGCTATGTTGTTTAATAGTGCAGGCATGTACCGTGCTGCAAAAAACGATGGTTCCGAAGCAATTGCTATTTATGAAGAATAATATTTTTATGTAACCGGCTATTATATTTCAATTAAGTTTTTGTTGCGTCGCACACTTGTGCTGTATTACTTTTGTTTAACAAAAAATACCTAAATGTTAGTAACAAAAAATTTTTGCAGTTAGTGGTTTATAATTTCGTAATAAAAGTAAATTTTAAGTAAACGAAAATGGTATATTAACTGTTATAAAATGAAAGTTGTTTAAGAAAATTAGTATTCAAAAATTTAGAGCAATGGCACATCCAAATATTGAATTGATAAACGCATTGAAAGAAACTGCAGCTCGTTTGAAAAAAGGTGCGCACTACGCATGGGGTAATCATGGTTCCTGTAATTGCGGTAACCTGTTGCAGGTAGTAACAAAATTGAGCAAGGAAGAAATTATACGTTATGCACAAACCGGTACCGGAGAATGGACCGAGCTTGCCGAAGAATATTGCGGCATTACTGATGCACCTGTTAGTCTATTGATACACAAACTTGAGCAACTTGGTTTAACCACAACAGATATTCATAATCTCGAATACCTGGAAGACAGAGAAGTATTGAAAAACTTGCCTGGCGGCTTTCGCTGGTTAAAGCGCAACATTAAGGAAGATGTGATCGTTTATTTTGAAACATTTGCAAATATGCTGGAAGAAAAAATTATAGGGCAGGTTGATATTACTTCATTGATGAATAAAAATGAGCAGGAAAAATCTTTGCAAAAAGAAATGATGTTTATCATTGCATAATATATCTCTAAATTGAAAGAAATATTTTGATGCATATTGCTGCTCAGAATATAATAAGCGCCTGAAGTGTGCGACGCAACGAAGATGCCCAAAGCTATAAAGCCGGGCTCATAATTTTTTTCGAATGAAAACGCAATGCCCTTATATTTTTTTCTTCCTGAAATAATTATCAAAAGAAAAAGGTCCGCTACCTTCTACAAGAAAAAAGACCAGCAACATTAAAATAATTGCAGAAAATAACAGTTCTGAATCTCCTGCAAATACATTTCTGTTTGAGTTGATAAAAAATACCGCACCAATAAGTATAGGGATTTGTAATAGTACGGCGAGACGTGTAAACAGGCCGATGATGATGGGACAGCCGCCAAATAAATGTGCCCATGGAATAAAATCTGAAAGCCAGACTGCACTTTGAGGAATAGCACTTTTTTGGAGCAATTGCGGAAGCAATGTGCTGTTTTTAATAAAAGAAATCCCTTTAATAAAAAGAATAAAGCCAAGAGCGGCACGTATGGCTACCAGCCATTTGGGGTGATGTTTTACACTCCAGCCATCTATTTGATGCAGTAAGTTCATAACATCTTTTTTTGAAGTGAAAAAGAAAAGAGCAACACTAAAGTTACAACAAAGAATAAACCAGATTAAGCATTTTTTAGATAATTAAAGTTCTTTTACACTAAAATTTGAATCATATAGCAATTGTTTTGAAATAAATATTAGGTCAAACACTATAAGTATTAAGTGGCTTTGTAATTCTTCTGCTTTACATGTTATATTTACTGTACATACATTTTATACTTTATAAACTTTTTCAATTTTATGAAGATTAAAAAAATTATACTGAGTAGTTTACTTGTAATAATAATTGCTGCACTTTCCTATGGAATTTATTATTGTTCTGTTTCTTTTCCTATCGTTAGTGGGTATGGTGCCAAGAATATGTGCAGTGCTGTTTTTCTTGCGGGCCGCAGTGAGCAACAGGAACGCGAACAGGAGCTTGGGTTTTCGCCCATGACGTTGGGAACATTTACCGTTGATTATAAAGATTCTTCTGTAACAGGCTCTGTGTTTGGATTTGCCAAACGCAAAGCAATTTACAGAACGGGTTTGGGTGCTACACTCATCAATGAATTATCTGAAAATGAAGTGCGTAATCAAAAATTCAGATTGGCTGTAAAACCTTTTATAAATACAGATACAATTGCCTGGCCAATGGGTGATAAAATTAATGCCGTAATAGATTCATCTATAGATATGCTAAAACTGAATGATGCAGTGGAAAATATTTTTGTAGAAAAAGATACTGCAAATCCTATTCGCACAAGAGCTGTTGTGGTATTGCATGATGGAAATATTGTTGCAGAACAATATGCTAATGGGTTTACAAAAGATACAAAGCTTATTGGCTGGAGTATGACCAAAAGTATTACCAGCGCATTAACAGGCATACTTGTAAAGCAGGGGAAATTGCAGGTTGATGCACCTGCA
Coding sequences within it:
- a CDS encoding isoaspartyl peptidase/L-asparaginase family protein, yielding MDKKFALAIHGGAGTILKAEMTPALETAYTQGLREALHGGYAVLQQGGSSIDAVSAAVILLEDNILFNAGRGAVFTKKGLHEMDAAIMEGEYLSAGAVTGVRNVRNPITLATAVMRNSDHVFLSGEGANDFAAQQGIKLEPDEYFFSQFRYDQWIAIRDSDAYALDHSNDEGERFMKDKKFGTVGAVACDMFGNIAAATSTGGMTNKKYGRVGDTPIIGSGTYANNNTCAISCTGHGELFIRAVAAYDVSCLMEYKGLSLHDAMQIVVQEKLVKIGGEGGMIGVDAQGNIAMLFNSAGMYRAAKNDGSEAIAIYEE
- a CDS encoding DoxX family protein yields the protein MNLLHQIDGWSVKHHPKWLVAIRAALGFILFIKGISFIKNSTLLPQLLQKSAIPQSAVWLSDFIPWAHLFGGCPIIIGLFTRLAVLLQIPILIGAVFFINSNRNVFAGDSELLFSAIILMLLVFFLVEGSGPFSFDNYFRKKKI